A window of the Hypomesus transpacificus isolate Combined female chromosome 22, fHypTra1, whole genome shotgun sequence genome harbors these coding sequences:
- the LOC124484167 gene encoding oxysterol-binding protein 1-like isoform X2, translating into MDPPPPVIVVQPDTAKLGPLVMSEPKAPTPTPGDTYKGWLFKWTNYIKGYQRRWFVLSNGLLSYYRTQAEMGHTCRGTINLATANIAVEDSCNFVISNGGAQTYHLKASTEVERQRWITALELAKAKAVCMQAESDDSGDECPTSPPSAGQGGGSRNSAVQSTLRTLGSKVEDLSTCNDLIAKHGSALQRSLSELEGVRVGGEAGDKIRQVTERATLFRITSNAMINACRDFLALAQSHSKHWQKALQGERDQRMRLEQTLEQLAKQHNHLERAFRGATVLPPSLSNPDIDSKGSSSGKGDASDEDDENEFFDAMEDPAEYITVPADPKYHRSGSNASGFSSEMGMDDQSLDEQSLASNPESPHSQEVEPVRKRRSHIPDKPNYSLNLWSIMKNCIGKELSKIPMPVNFNEPLSMLQRLSEDLEYYELLDKGAKCQSSQEQMCYVAAFTVSSYSTTVYRTGKPFNPLLGETFELDRLKESGYRSLCEQVSHHPPAAAHHAISEKGWTLRQEISLASKFRGKYLSIMPLGSIQCIFEKSNNHYSWKKVTTTVHNIIVGKLWIDQSGEIDVVNHTTGDRCHLKFAPYSYFSRDVARKVTGVVTDKEGKAHFVLSGTWDERMEFSRVMQSSKGGENGAEGKQKTVYQTLKARELWKKNELPEGAETMYYFSTLALSLNEAEEGIAPTDSRHRPDQRLMEDGRWDEANTEKQRLEEKQRIVRREREREAAKTTIPPEEAVNEDSFTDSPHKTDTVEVGMEASEASDETDTEDSPPHTPVASSQGPPSSPFQMEGSEAPNGSTVKSSHQDNYQALWFERFEDPVSGETMHVYKGGYWEAKEQGNWDMCPDIF; encoded by the exons ATGGACCCACCGCCGCCTGTAATTGTC GTCCAACCTGACACCGCCAAGCTTGGGCCTTTGGTGATGTCGGAGCCCAAGGCGCCCACTCCGACCCCCGGAGACACGTACAAAGGCTGGCTTTTCAAATGGACCAATTACATCAAGGGTTACCAGCGGAGATGGTTTGTCTTGAGCAACGGTCTCCTCTCGTACTACAG AACCCAGGCAGAGATGGGCCACACATGCCGGGGCACCATTAACCTGGCCACAGCTAACATCGCAGTGGAGGACTCCTGCAACTTTGTCATCTCAAACGGCGGGGCACAGACCTACCACCTGAAAGCCAGCACAGAGGTGGAGCGCCAACGCTGGATCACCGCCCTGGAGCTGGCCAAGGCCAAGGCAGTCTGCATGCAGGCCGAGTCTG ATGACTCCGGAGACGAGTGTCCCACGTCGCCCCCCTCTGCAGGACAAGGCGGTGGCTCCCGCAACTCGGCGGTCCAGTCCACGCTACGCACCCTGGGCAGCAAGGTGGAGGACCTCAGCACCTGCAACGACCTCATCGCCAAGCACGGCTCAGCActgcagag ATCCCTTTCAGAGCTGGAGGGCGTGCGCGTGGGAGGAGAGGCGGGAGATAAAATCCGCCAGGTGACAGAGAGGGCCACACTGTTCCGCATCACCTCCAACGCTATGATCAAC GCTTGTCGAGACTtcctggccctggcccagaGCCACAGTAAGCACTGGCAGAAGgctctgcagggagagagggaccagaGGATGAGGCTGGAGCAGACCCTTGAGCAGCTGGCCAAGCAGCACAACCACCTGGAGAGAGCCTTCAGGGGGGCCACAGTGCTGCCCCCTTCCCTCAGTAACCCTGACATAGACAGCAAGG ggTCGAGCTCGGGAAAGGGGGACGCCAGCGACGAGGACGACGAGAATGAGTTCTTCGATGCCATGGAGGACCCGGCAGAGTACATCACCGTCCCGGCCGACCCCAAGTACCACAG GTCCGGCAGTAACGCCAGTGGTTTCAGCAGTGAGATGGGGATGGATGATCAGTCA CTTGACGAGCAGTCCCTGGCATCCAACCCTGAGTCTCCACATTCTCAGGAGGTGGAGCCAGTGAGAAAGAGGCGGAGCCATATCCCAGACAAGCCAAACTACTCCCTCAACCTGTGGAGCATCATGAAGAACTGCATTGGCAAGGAGCTGTCCAAAATCCCCATGCCT gTCAACTTCAACGAGCCCCTCTCCATGCTCCAGCGCCTGTCTGAAGACCTGGAGTACTACGAGCTGCTGGACAAGGGCGCCAAGTGCCAGAGCTCTCAGGAACAGATGTGCTACGTGGCGGCCTTCACTGTGTCCTCCTACTCCACCACAGTGTACCGCACGGGCAAGCCCTTCAACCCCCTGCTGGGAGAGACCTTTGAGTTGGACCGCCTGAAGGAGAGTGGCTACCGCTCGCTCTGCGAACAG GTGAGCCACCACCCACCTGCAGCAGCCCATCATGCCATCTCTGAAAAAGGCTGGACTCTTAGACAAGAGATCTCCCTTGCCAGCAAGTTCAGGGGCAAATACCTCTCCATCATGCCCCTCG GTTCCATCCAGTGCATATTTGAGAAGAGCAACAATCACTACTCGTGGAAGAAAGTCACCACCACAGTTCACAACATTATCGTAGGCAAGCTGTGGATCGACCAG TCAGGAGAGATAGATGTGGTGAACCACACCACTGGAGACCGCTGTCACCTCAAGTTTGCCCCCTACAGCTACTTCTCCAGAGACGTGGCCAGGAAG GTAACAGGGGTGGTTACTGACAAGGAGGGTAAGGCCCACTTTGTGCTGTCAGGGACCTGGGATGAGAGGATGGAGTTCTCCAGGGTGATGCAGAGCAGCAAGGGGGGGGAGAATGGCGCTGAGGGCAAACAGAAGACGGTCTACCAGACCCTGAAGGCCCGCGAGCTGTGGAAGAAGAACGAGCTACC tGAGGGAGCGGAGACCATGTACTACTTCTCCACCCTAGCGTTGAGCCTTAACGAGGCAGAGGAGGGCATAGCCCCCACCGACAGCCGCCACCGGCCCGACCAGAGGCTGATGGAGGATGGGCGGTGGGACGAGGCCAACACGGAGaagcagaggctggaggagaagcaGCGCATCGtgcggagggagagggagagggaggcggcCAAGACGACCATCCCACCCGAGGAgg ctGTCAATGAGGATTCCTTTACTGACTCACCTCACAAAA CCGACACAGTGGAGGTTGGCATGGAGGCCAGCGAGGCTTCAGACGAAA CTGATACAGAAgactctccccctcacacacctgtTGCAT CTTCCCAAGGGCCACCCAGCTCTCCTTTTCAAA TGGAAGGCTCTGAAGCCCCTAATGGATCTACGGTCAAAA GCTCCCACCAGGACAACTACCAGGCACTGTGGTTCGAGAGGTTCGAGGACCCTGTCTCGGGAGAGACCATGCACGTCTACAAGGGGGGTTACTGGGAGGCTAAGGAGCAGGGGAACTGGGACATGTGCCCTGATATCTTCTGA
- the LOC124484167 gene encoding oxysterol-binding protein 1-like isoform X11 — protein MDPPPPVIVVQPDTAKLGPLVMSEPKAPTPTPGDTYKGWLFKWTNYIKGYQRRWFVLSNGLLSYYRTQAEMGHTCRGTINLATANIAVEDSCNFVISNGGAQTYHLKASTEVERQRWITALELAKAKAVCMQAESDDSGDECPTSPPSAGQGGGSRNSAVQSTLRTLGSKVEDLSTCNDLIAKHGSALQRSLSELEGVRVGGEAGDKIRQVTERATLFRITSNAMINACRDFLALAQSHSKHWQKALQGERDQRMRLEQTLEQLAKQHNHLERAFRGATVLPPSLSNPDIDSKGSSSGKGDASDEDDENEFFDAMEDPAEYITVPADPKYHRRSGSNASGFSSEMGMDDQSLDEQSLASNPESPHSQEVEPVRKRRSHIPDKPNYSLNLWSIMKNCIGKELSKIPMPVNFNEPLSMLQRLSEDLEYYELLDKGAKCQSSQEQMCYVAAFTVSSYSTTVYRTGKPFNPLLGETFELDRLKESGYRSLCEQVSHHPPAAAHHAISEKGWTLRQEISLASKFRGKYLSIMPLGSIQCIFEKSNNHYSWKKVTTTVHNIIVGKLWIDQSGEIDVVNHTTGDRCHLKFAPYSYFSRDVARKVTGVVTDKEGKAHFVLSGTWDERMEFSRVMQSSKGGENGAEGKQKTVYQTLKARELWKKNELPEGAETMYYFSTLALSLNEAEEGIAPTDSRHRPDQRLMEDGRWDEANTEKQRLEEKQRIVRREREREAAKTTIPPEEADTVEVGMEASEASDESSHQDNYQALWFERFEDPVSGETMHVYKGGYWEAKEQGNWDMCPDIF, from the exons ATGGACCCACCGCCGCCTGTAATTGTC GTCCAACCTGACACCGCCAAGCTTGGGCCTTTGGTGATGTCGGAGCCCAAGGCGCCCACTCCGACCCCCGGAGACACGTACAAAGGCTGGCTTTTCAAATGGACCAATTACATCAAGGGTTACCAGCGGAGATGGTTTGTCTTGAGCAACGGTCTCCTCTCGTACTACAG AACCCAGGCAGAGATGGGCCACACATGCCGGGGCACCATTAACCTGGCCACAGCTAACATCGCAGTGGAGGACTCCTGCAACTTTGTCATCTCAAACGGCGGGGCACAGACCTACCACCTGAAAGCCAGCACAGAGGTGGAGCGCCAACGCTGGATCACCGCCCTGGAGCTGGCCAAGGCCAAGGCAGTCTGCATGCAGGCCGAGTCTG ATGACTCCGGAGACGAGTGTCCCACGTCGCCCCCCTCTGCAGGACAAGGCGGTGGCTCCCGCAACTCGGCGGTCCAGTCCACGCTACGCACCCTGGGCAGCAAGGTGGAGGACCTCAGCACCTGCAACGACCTCATCGCCAAGCACGGCTCAGCActgcagag ATCCCTTTCAGAGCTGGAGGGCGTGCGCGTGGGAGGAGAGGCGGGAGATAAAATCCGCCAGGTGACAGAGAGGGCCACACTGTTCCGCATCACCTCCAACGCTATGATCAAC GCTTGTCGAGACTtcctggccctggcccagaGCCACAGTAAGCACTGGCAGAAGgctctgcagggagagagggaccagaGGATGAGGCTGGAGCAGACCCTTGAGCAGCTGGCCAAGCAGCACAACCACCTGGAGAGAGCCTTCAGGGGGGCCACAGTGCTGCCCCCTTCCCTCAGTAACCCTGACATAGACAGCAAGG ggTCGAGCTCGGGAAAGGGGGACGCCAGCGACGAGGACGACGAGAATGAGTTCTTCGATGCCATGGAGGACCCGGCAGAGTACATCACCGTCCCGGCCGACCCCAAGTACCACAG AAGGTCCGGCAGTAACGCCAGTGGTTTCAGCAGTGAGATGGGGATGGATGATCAGTCA CTTGACGAGCAGTCCCTGGCATCCAACCCTGAGTCTCCACATTCTCAGGAGGTGGAGCCAGTGAGAAAGAGGCGGAGCCATATCCCAGACAAGCCAAACTACTCCCTCAACCTGTGGAGCATCATGAAGAACTGCATTGGCAAGGAGCTGTCCAAAATCCCCATGCCT gTCAACTTCAACGAGCCCCTCTCCATGCTCCAGCGCCTGTCTGAAGACCTGGAGTACTACGAGCTGCTGGACAAGGGCGCCAAGTGCCAGAGCTCTCAGGAACAGATGTGCTACGTGGCGGCCTTCACTGTGTCCTCCTACTCCACCACAGTGTACCGCACGGGCAAGCCCTTCAACCCCCTGCTGGGAGAGACCTTTGAGTTGGACCGCCTGAAGGAGAGTGGCTACCGCTCGCTCTGCGAACAG GTGAGCCACCACCCACCTGCAGCAGCCCATCATGCCATCTCTGAAAAAGGCTGGACTCTTAGACAAGAGATCTCCCTTGCCAGCAAGTTCAGGGGCAAATACCTCTCCATCATGCCCCTCG GTTCCATCCAGTGCATATTTGAGAAGAGCAACAATCACTACTCGTGGAAGAAAGTCACCACCACAGTTCACAACATTATCGTAGGCAAGCTGTGGATCGACCAG TCAGGAGAGATAGATGTGGTGAACCACACCACTGGAGACCGCTGTCACCTCAAGTTTGCCCCCTACAGCTACTTCTCCAGAGACGTGGCCAGGAAG GTAACAGGGGTGGTTACTGACAAGGAGGGTAAGGCCCACTTTGTGCTGTCAGGGACCTGGGATGAGAGGATGGAGTTCTCCAGGGTGATGCAGAGCAGCAAGGGGGGGGAGAATGGCGCTGAGGGCAAACAGAAGACGGTCTACCAGACCCTGAAGGCCCGCGAGCTGTGGAAGAAGAACGAGCTACC tGAGGGAGCGGAGACCATGTACTACTTCTCCACCCTAGCGTTGAGCCTTAACGAGGCAGAGGAGGGCATAGCCCCCACCGACAGCCGCCACCGGCCCGACCAGAGGCTGATGGAGGATGGGCGGTGGGACGAGGCCAACACGGAGaagcagaggctggaggagaagcaGCGCATCGtgcggagggagagggagagggaggcggcCAAGACGACCATCCCACCCGAGGAgg CCGACACAGTGGAGGTTGGCATGGAGGCCAGCGAGGCTTCAGACGAAA GCTCCCACCAGGACAACTACCAGGCACTGTGGTTCGAGAGGTTCGAGGACCCTGTCTCGGGAGAGACCATGCACGTCTACAAGGGGGGTTACTGGGAGGCTAAGGAGCAGGGGAACTGGGACATGTGCCCTGATATCTTCTGA
- the LOC124484167 gene encoding oxysterol-binding protein 1-like isoform X6: protein MSEPKAPTPTPGDTYKGWLFKWTNYIKGYQRRWFVLSNGLLSYYRTQAEMGHTCRGTINLATANIAVEDSCNFVISNGGAQTYHLKASTEVERQRWITALELAKAKAVCMQAESDDSGDECPTSPPSAGQGGGSRNSAVQSTLRTLGSKVEDLSTCNDLIAKHGSALQRSLSELEGVRVGGEAGDKIRQVTERATLFRITSNAMINACRDFLALAQSHSKHWQKALQGERDQRMRLEQTLEQLAKQHNHLERAFRGATVLPPSLSNPDIDSKGSSSGKGDASDEDDENEFFDAMEDPAEYITVPADPKYHRRSGSNASGFSSEMGMDDQSLDEQSLASNPESPHSQEVEPVRKRRSHIPDKPNYSLNLWSIMKNCIGKELSKIPMPVNFNEPLSMLQRLSEDLEYYELLDKGAKCQSSQEQMCYVAAFTVSSYSTTVYRTGKPFNPLLGETFELDRLKESGYRSLCEQVSHHPPAAAHHAISEKGWTLRQEISLASKFRGKYLSIMPLGSIQCIFEKSNNHYSWKKVTTTVHNIIVGKLWIDQSGEIDVVNHTTGDRCHLKFAPYSYFSRDVARKVTGVVTDKEGKAHFVLSGTWDERMEFSRVMQSSKGGENGAEGKQKTVYQTLKARELWKKNELPEGAETMYYFSTLALSLNEAEEGIAPTDSRHRPDQRLMEDGRWDEANTEKQRLEEKQRIVRREREREAAKTTIPPEEAVNEDSFTDSPHKTDTVEVGMEASEASDETDTEDSPPHTPVASSQGPPSSPFQMEGSEAPNGSTVKSSHQDNYQALWFERFEDPVSGETMHVYKGGYWEAKEQGNWDMCPDIF, encoded by the exons ATGTCGGAGCCCAAGGCGCCCACTCCGACCCCCGGAGACACGTACAAAGGCTGGCTTTTCAAATGGACCAATTACATCAAGGGTTACCAGCGGAGATGGTTTGTCTTGAGCAACGGTCTCCTCTCGTACTACAG AACCCAGGCAGAGATGGGCCACACATGCCGGGGCACCATTAACCTGGCCACAGCTAACATCGCAGTGGAGGACTCCTGCAACTTTGTCATCTCAAACGGCGGGGCACAGACCTACCACCTGAAAGCCAGCACAGAGGTGGAGCGCCAACGCTGGATCACCGCCCTGGAGCTGGCCAAGGCCAAGGCAGTCTGCATGCAGGCCGAGTCTG ATGACTCCGGAGACGAGTGTCCCACGTCGCCCCCCTCTGCAGGACAAGGCGGTGGCTCCCGCAACTCGGCGGTCCAGTCCACGCTACGCACCCTGGGCAGCAAGGTGGAGGACCTCAGCACCTGCAACGACCTCATCGCCAAGCACGGCTCAGCActgcagag ATCCCTTTCAGAGCTGGAGGGCGTGCGCGTGGGAGGAGAGGCGGGAGATAAAATCCGCCAGGTGACAGAGAGGGCCACACTGTTCCGCATCACCTCCAACGCTATGATCAAC GCTTGTCGAGACTtcctggccctggcccagaGCCACAGTAAGCACTGGCAGAAGgctctgcagggagagagggaccagaGGATGAGGCTGGAGCAGACCCTTGAGCAGCTGGCCAAGCAGCACAACCACCTGGAGAGAGCCTTCAGGGGGGCCACAGTGCTGCCCCCTTCCCTCAGTAACCCTGACATAGACAGCAAGG ggTCGAGCTCGGGAAAGGGGGACGCCAGCGACGAGGACGACGAGAATGAGTTCTTCGATGCCATGGAGGACCCGGCAGAGTACATCACCGTCCCGGCCGACCCCAAGTACCACAG AAGGTCCGGCAGTAACGCCAGTGGTTTCAGCAGTGAGATGGGGATGGATGATCAGTCA CTTGACGAGCAGTCCCTGGCATCCAACCCTGAGTCTCCACATTCTCAGGAGGTGGAGCCAGTGAGAAAGAGGCGGAGCCATATCCCAGACAAGCCAAACTACTCCCTCAACCTGTGGAGCATCATGAAGAACTGCATTGGCAAGGAGCTGTCCAAAATCCCCATGCCT gTCAACTTCAACGAGCCCCTCTCCATGCTCCAGCGCCTGTCTGAAGACCTGGAGTACTACGAGCTGCTGGACAAGGGCGCCAAGTGCCAGAGCTCTCAGGAACAGATGTGCTACGTGGCGGCCTTCACTGTGTCCTCCTACTCCACCACAGTGTACCGCACGGGCAAGCCCTTCAACCCCCTGCTGGGAGAGACCTTTGAGTTGGACCGCCTGAAGGAGAGTGGCTACCGCTCGCTCTGCGAACAG GTGAGCCACCACCCACCTGCAGCAGCCCATCATGCCATCTCTGAAAAAGGCTGGACTCTTAGACAAGAGATCTCCCTTGCCAGCAAGTTCAGGGGCAAATACCTCTCCATCATGCCCCTCG GTTCCATCCAGTGCATATTTGAGAAGAGCAACAATCACTACTCGTGGAAGAAAGTCACCACCACAGTTCACAACATTATCGTAGGCAAGCTGTGGATCGACCAG TCAGGAGAGATAGATGTGGTGAACCACACCACTGGAGACCGCTGTCACCTCAAGTTTGCCCCCTACAGCTACTTCTCCAGAGACGTGGCCAGGAAG GTAACAGGGGTGGTTACTGACAAGGAGGGTAAGGCCCACTTTGTGCTGTCAGGGACCTGGGATGAGAGGATGGAGTTCTCCAGGGTGATGCAGAGCAGCAAGGGGGGGGAGAATGGCGCTGAGGGCAAACAGAAGACGGTCTACCAGACCCTGAAGGCCCGCGAGCTGTGGAAGAAGAACGAGCTACC tGAGGGAGCGGAGACCATGTACTACTTCTCCACCCTAGCGTTGAGCCTTAACGAGGCAGAGGAGGGCATAGCCCCCACCGACAGCCGCCACCGGCCCGACCAGAGGCTGATGGAGGATGGGCGGTGGGACGAGGCCAACACGGAGaagcagaggctggaggagaagcaGCGCATCGtgcggagggagagggagagggaggcggcCAAGACGACCATCCCACCCGAGGAgg ctGTCAATGAGGATTCCTTTACTGACTCACCTCACAAAA CCGACACAGTGGAGGTTGGCATGGAGGCCAGCGAGGCTTCAGACGAAA CTGATACAGAAgactctccccctcacacacctgtTGCAT CTTCCCAAGGGCCACCCAGCTCTCCTTTTCAAA TGGAAGGCTCTGAAGCCCCTAATGGATCTACGGTCAAAA GCTCCCACCAGGACAACTACCAGGCACTGTGGTTCGAGAGGTTCGAGGACCCTGTCTCGGGAGAGACCATGCACGTCTACAAGGGGGGTTACTGGGAGGCTAAGGAGCAGGGGAACTGGGACATGTGCCCTGATATCTTCTGA
- the LOC124484167 gene encoding oxysterol-binding protein 1-like isoform X12, which yields MDPPPPVIVVQPDTAKLGPLVMSEPKAPTPTPGDTYKGWLFKWTNYIKGYQRRWFVLSNGLLSYYRTQAEMGHTCRGTINLATANIAVEDSCNFVISNGGAQTYHLKASTEVERQRWITALELAKAKAVCMQAESDDSGDECPTSPPSAGQGGGSRNSAVQSTLRTLGSKVEDLSTCNDLIAKHGSALQRSLSELEGVRVGGEAGDKIRQVTERATLFRITSNAMINACRDFLALAQSHSKHWQKALQGERDQRMRLEQTLEQLAKQHNHLERAFRGATVLPPSLSNPDIDSKGSSSGKGDASDEDDENEFFDAMEDPAEYITVPADPKYHRRSGSNASGFSSEMGMDDQSLDEQSLASNPESPHSQEVEPVRKRRSHIPDKPNYSLNLWSIMKNCIGKELSKIPMPVNFNEPLSMLQRLSEDLEYYELLDKGAKCQSSQEQMCYVAAFTVSSYSTTVYRTGKPFNPLLGETFELDRLKESGYRSLCEQVSHHPPAAAHHAISEKGWTLRQEISLASKFRGKYLSIMPLGSIQCIFEKSNNHYSWKKVTTTVHNIIVGKLWIDQSGEIDVVNHTTGDRCHLKFAPYSYFSRDVARKVTGVVTDKEGKAHFVLSGTWDERMEFSRVMQSSKGGENGAEGKQKTVYQTLKARELWKKNELPEGAETMYYFSTLALSLNEAEEGIAPTDSRHRPDQRLMEDGRWDEANTEKQRLEEKQRIVRREREREAAKTTIPPEEGSHQDNYQALWFERFEDPVSGETMHVYKGGYWEAKEQGNWDMCPDIF from the exons ATGGACCCACCGCCGCCTGTAATTGTC GTCCAACCTGACACCGCCAAGCTTGGGCCTTTGGTGATGTCGGAGCCCAAGGCGCCCACTCCGACCCCCGGAGACACGTACAAAGGCTGGCTTTTCAAATGGACCAATTACATCAAGGGTTACCAGCGGAGATGGTTTGTCTTGAGCAACGGTCTCCTCTCGTACTACAG AACCCAGGCAGAGATGGGCCACACATGCCGGGGCACCATTAACCTGGCCACAGCTAACATCGCAGTGGAGGACTCCTGCAACTTTGTCATCTCAAACGGCGGGGCACAGACCTACCACCTGAAAGCCAGCACAGAGGTGGAGCGCCAACGCTGGATCACCGCCCTGGAGCTGGCCAAGGCCAAGGCAGTCTGCATGCAGGCCGAGTCTG ATGACTCCGGAGACGAGTGTCCCACGTCGCCCCCCTCTGCAGGACAAGGCGGTGGCTCCCGCAACTCGGCGGTCCAGTCCACGCTACGCACCCTGGGCAGCAAGGTGGAGGACCTCAGCACCTGCAACGACCTCATCGCCAAGCACGGCTCAGCActgcagag ATCCCTTTCAGAGCTGGAGGGCGTGCGCGTGGGAGGAGAGGCGGGAGATAAAATCCGCCAGGTGACAGAGAGGGCCACACTGTTCCGCATCACCTCCAACGCTATGATCAAC GCTTGTCGAGACTtcctggccctggcccagaGCCACAGTAAGCACTGGCAGAAGgctctgcagggagagagggaccagaGGATGAGGCTGGAGCAGACCCTTGAGCAGCTGGCCAAGCAGCACAACCACCTGGAGAGAGCCTTCAGGGGGGCCACAGTGCTGCCCCCTTCCCTCAGTAACCCTGACATAGACAGCAAGG ggTCGAGCTCGGGAAAGGGGGACGCCAGCGACGAGGACGACGAGAATGAGTTCTTCGATGCCATGGAGGACCCGGCAGAGTACATCACCGTCCCGGCCGACCCCAAGTACCACAG AAGGTCCGGCAGTAACGCCAGTGGTTTCAGCAGTGAGATGGGGATGGATGATCAGTCA CTTGACGAGCAGTCCCTGGCATCCAACCCTGAGTCTCCACATTCTCAGGAGGTGGAGCCAGTGAGAAAGAGGCGGAGCCATATCCCAGACAAGCCAAACTACTCCCTCAACCTGTGGAGCATCATGAAGAACTGCATTGGCAAGGAGCTGTCCAAAATCCCCATGCCT gTCAACTTCAACGAGCCCCTCTCCATGCTCCAGCGCCTGTCTGAAGACCTGGAGTACTACGAGCTGCTGGACAAGGGCGCCAAGTGCCAGAGCTCTCAGGAACAGATGTGCTACGTGGCGGCCTTCACTGTGTCCTCCTACTCCACCACAGTGTACCGCACGGGCAAGCCCTTCAACCCCCTGCTGGGAGAGACCTTTGAGTTGGACCGCCTGAAGGAGAGTGGCTACCGCTCGCTCTGCGAACAG GTGAGCCACCACCCACCTGCAGCAGCCCATCATGCCATCTCTGAAAAAGGCTGGACTCTTAGACAAGAGATCTCCCTTGCCAGCAAGTTCAGGGGCAAATACCTCTCCATCATGCCCCTCG GTTCCATCCAGTGCATATTTGAGAAGAGCAACAATCACTACTCGTGGAAGAAAGTCACCACCACAGTTCACAACATTATCGTAGGCAAGCTGTGGATCGACCAG TCAGGAGAGATAGATGTGGTGAACCACACCACTGGAGACCGCTGTCACCTCAAGTTTGCCCCCTACAGCTACTTCTCCAGAGACGTGGCCAGGAAG GTAACAGGGGTGGTTACTGACAAGGAGGGTAAGGCCCACTTTGTGCTGTCAGGGACCTGGGATGAGAGGATGGAGTTCTCCAGGGTGATGCAGAGCAGCAAGGGGGGGGAGAATGGCGCTGAGGGCAAACAGAAGACGGTCTACCAGACCCTGAAGGCCCGCGAGCTGTGGAAGAAGAACGAGCTACC tGAGGGAGCGGAGACCATGTACTACTTCTCCACCCTAGCGTTGAGCCTTAACGAGGCAGAGGAGGGCATAGCCCCCACCGACAGCCGCCACCGGCCCGACCAGAGGCTGATGGAGGATGGGCGGTGGGACGAGGCCAACACGGAGaagcagaggctggaggagaagcaGCGCATCGtgcggagggagagggagagggaggcggcCAAGACGACCATCCCACCCGAGGAgg GCTCCCACCAGGACAACTACCAGGCACTGTGGTTCGAGAGGTTCGAGGACCCTGTCTCGGGAGAGACCATGCACGTCTACAAGGGGGGTTACTGGGAGGCTAAGGAGCAGGGGAACTGGGACATGTGCCCTGATATCTTCTGA